The Macaca thibetana thibetana isolate TM-01 chromosome 11, ASM2454274v1, whole genome shotgun sequence genome window below encodes:
- the NACA gene encoding nascent polypeptide-associated complex subunit alpha isoform X2, whose product MPGEATETVPATEQELPQPQAETAVLPMSSALSVTAALGQPGQTLPPPCSPAPQQCPLSTANQAAPFPSPSTIASTPFEVPFTQSSSGTALPLGTAPEAPTFLPNLIGPPISPAALALASPMIAPTLKGTPSSSAPLALVALAPHSVQKSSAFPPNLPSSPPSVAVAESGSVISLSAPIAPSEPKTNLIKVPSEVVPNPKGTPSPSCIVSTIPYHCVTPVASVQSGMASLPQTTPTTTLAITSLQVKDTTISSALTSPQNPGSLSLKGPVSPSAALPLSTQSLPVVTSSQKTVGPNTPPDFPIYLGSHLAPLYQSSFGSVQPLGQTSPSALTDPTVKTISIDHSSTGDSYPSQRSVIPPLPSRNEVVPATVAAFPVVAPSVDKGPSTITSITYSPSGSLNVATSSSLSPTTSLILKSSPNATHHYPLVAQMPVSSVGTTPLVVTNPCTIDAAATTFEVATCVSPPISSGPISNIEPTSPAALVMAPVAPKEPSTQVATTLRTPVSPPLPDPEDLKNLPSSVLVKFPTQKDLQTAPASPDGAAFSPAQAELTTKKDPTVLPLAQTVRKNSPSFRSTSSSPEISLSPETTVAKKSLEGPLPIVTAFPLQSADPAGVAPTTAKGTSTYTATASPFLEGTVSLAPENHPVKEGTSTFTTLSLVPTASDCPVAPSPQNTSAPLATLVLAPEIPKSVPSPSLPAAGTPPGTKKVDGISHTSALAPVASSPKECPTEDSGASATASSKGSLTYLADSPSPLGVSVSQTKRPPTKKGSAGPDTPVGNLSSPVSPVEASFLPENSLSFQDSKDSPATKHSPTPPSPKGAPAPSAVTPLSPKRVTLTPKETSTPSVVNPSFPKEGPATPAPKQAPAPPALSRTSSSLKKAPATPSPKGTPTPPAATPPSPRGGPATPSPKGAPTPLAATPPSRKGGPATPSPKGTPKPPAATPPSPRGGPATPSPKGAPTPPAATPPSPKGGPAATPSPKGAPTPPAANPPSPKGGPATPSPKGAPTPPAANPPSPKGGPATPSPKGAPTPPAANPPSPKGGPATPSPKGGPATPSPKRAPTPPAATPPSPKGAPTPPAATPSPKGGPATPSSKGAPTPPAATPPSPKGGPAIPPHKGAPTPPAVTPPSPKGGSATPSPRGAPTPPAATPPSPKGNLAAPPHKESPSPSVVTSPSPKGDPATSPPKGAPTPPAATPPSPKGTPTLPTTTPSSKGSPTTPSSKEDPTPPAATPSHKGGPAVTPPSPKRGPAIPSPKGDPTSPAVIPLSPKKAPATPVTREGPATPSKGDTTPLAVTPVSLKKAPATSAPKGGPATPSSKGDPTLPAVTPPSPKEPSVPKQARTSSSPKKAPATPAPMGAPILPAVIPSSPKEVPATPSSRRDPIAQIATPLSKNTPATLAPKEALIPPAMTLPSPKKSPAIPASKEAPATPSSKEASSPPAVTPSSYKGAPSPKEAPTPPAVTPPSPKKGPATPAPKGTPTSPPVTPSSLKDFPASPVSVTCKMGATVPQASKGLPAKKGPTALKEVLVAPAPESTPVITAPTRKGPQTKKSSATSPPMCPDPSANNGSKGPLSTVAPAPLLPAQKCSSKTSKGKDASHSPKGPLAPPESKASTPLTAAASEKVLPKPESASVSPPPTPPVSLPLAPSPVPTLPPKQQFLLSSPGLVLESPSKPLAPADEDELPPLIPPEPISGGVPFQSVLVNMPTPKAAGIPVPTPSAKQPVMKNNKGSGTESDSDESVPELEEQDSTQATTQQAQLAAAAEIDEEPVSKAKQSRSEKKARKAMSKLGLRQVTGVTRVTIRKSKNILFVITKPDVYKSPASDTYIVFGEAKIEDLSQQAQLAAAEKFKVQGEAVSNIQENTQTPTVQEESEEEEVDETGVEVKDIELVMSQANVSRAKAVRALKNNSNDIVNAIMELTM is encoded by the exons ATGCCCGGCGAAGCCACAGAAACCGTCCCTGCTACAGAGCAGGAGTTGCCGCAGCCCCAGGCTGAGACAG CTGTGCTACCTATGTCTTCAGCCTTGAGTGTCACTGCTGCCTTAGGCCAGCCTGGACAAACCCTCCCCCCTCCTTGCTCTCCTGCCCCACAACAGTGCCCTCTGTCAACTGCTAACCAGGCTGCCCCATTCCCTTCCCCCTCTACTATTGCCTCGACCCCTTTTGAAGTTCCTTTTACCCAGTCATCCTCTGGAACAGCCCTACCTTTGGGAACTGCCCCTGAAGCCCCAACTTTCCTACCAAACCTAATAGGGCCTCCCATCTCCCCAGCTGCCTTAGCTCTGGCCTCTCCCATGATAGCTCCAACTCTGAAAGGGACGCCTTCCTCTTCAGCTCCCTTAGCTCTGGTTGCCCTGGCTCCCCACTCAGTTCAGAAGAGTTCTGCTTTTCCACCTAACCTGCCTTCTTCACCTCCTTCAGTGGCTGTAGCTGAGTCAGGGTCAGTGATATCACTGTCAGCTCCCATTGCTCCCTCAGAACCAAAGACTAATCTTATTAAAGTTCCCTCTGAGGTAGTTCCTAATCCAAAAGGCACCCCCAGTCCTTCATGTATAGTCAGTACCATTCCTTACCACTGTGTGACTCCCGTGGCCTCTGTTCAATCTGGAATGGCCTCCCTTCCTCAGACAACACCCACAACTACCCTAGCTATCACTTCCCTTCAAGTCAAAGATACCACCATTTCCTCAGCTCTAACTTCTCCGCAAAACCCAGGAAGCCTCAGCCTAAAGGGGCCTGTTAGTCCATCTGCTGCCTTACCTCTTTCAACTCAGTCTCTTCCTGTGGTGACCTCTTCTCAAAAGACTGTGGGTCCCAACACCCCCCCAGATTTTCCCATTTATCTGGGCTCTCATCTTGCACCTTTGTATCAAAGTTCTTTTGGTTCTGTCCAACCTTTAGGTCAAACAAGTCCCAGTGCTTTGACAGACCCTACAGTGAAGACCATTTCTATAGATCATTCTTCCACTGGGGACTCTTATCCTTCTCAGAGATCTGTaattcctccccttccttccagaAATGAGGTAGTTCCTGCTACTGTGGCTGCCTTTCCAGTGGTGGCTCCATCTGTTGACAAAGGTCCCTCTACCATCACTAGCATAACCTACAGCCCTTCTGGCTCCTTAAATGTAGCTACCTCCTCTTCATTATCTCCTACGACCTCTCTCATTCTCAAAAGCTCTCCTAATGCCACTCATCATTATCCTTTAGTGGCCCAAATGCCTGTTTCTTCTGTTGGAACCACCCCACTTGTGGTGACTAACCCCTGTACAATTGATGCAGCAGCTACTACCTTTGAGGTAGCTACTTGTGTTTCTCCTCCAATTTCATCAGGTCCCATAAGTAATATAGAACCAACTTCCCCTGCTGCCTTGGTTATGGCACCTGTGGCTCCCAAAGAGCCTTCTACTCAAGTAGCAACCACTCTGAGGACACCAGTCTCTCCTCCTCTGCCAGACCCTGAAGACCTCAAAAATCTCCCCAGTTCAGTATTGGTTAAATTTCCAACACAAAAAGACCTCCAAACTGCACCTGCCTCTCCTGACGGAGCTGCTTTCTCTCCAGCCCAAGCAGAACTCACCACCAAGAAAGACCCTACTGTGTTACCATTAGCCCAGACAGTTCGTAAAAATTCCCCTTCTTTCCGAAGTACATCCTCTTCTCCAGAGATATCTCTTTCTCCTGAAACCACCGTAGCAAAGAAAAGCCTTGAAGGCCCTCTCCCTATAG TGACTGCATTTCCTTTGCAAAGTGCTGACCCTGCTGGGGTGGCTCCCACAACTGCCAAAGGTACCTCAACTTATACAGCTACAGCCAGCCCTTTTCTAGAAGGAACTGTCTCTTTAGCTCCTGAAAACCACCCAGTTAAGGAAGGTACTTCCACTTTTACTACTTTATCCTTGGTTCCTACAGCTTCAGATTGCCCTGTGGCTCCATCCCCCCAGAATACCTCTGCTCCTCTGGCTACCTTAGTGCTGGCCCCTGAAATCCCAAAGTCTGTGCCCTCACCCTCTCTTCCCGCAGCTGGGACTCCTCCAGGTACAAAAAAGGTTGATGGTATTTCTCATACTTCAGCATTGGCACCTGTTGCTTCCTCTCCCAAAGAGTGCCCAACTGAGGACTCTGGTGCTTCTGCTACTGCATCTTCCAAAGGATCTCTGACTTACCTAGCTGACTCCCCATCTCCTTTAGGGGTTAGTGTGTCTCAGACTAAAAGACCTCCAACCAAGAAGGGTTCTGCTGGCCCTGATACTCCTGTTGGAAATCTCTCGTCCCCTGTTTCTCCAGTTGAAGCTTCGTTTCTTCCAGAGAATAGTCTTTCTTTCCAAGACTCTAAAGACTCACCCGCCACGAAGCATTCTCCCACTCCTCCATCCCCCAAAGGGGCCCCTGCTCCCTCAGCTGTGactcctctgtctcccaaaagAGTAACACTAACCCCCAAAGAGACCTCCACTCCTTCAGTTGTGAATCCGTCCTTCCCCAAAGAGGGTCCAGCTACCCCAGCACCCAAACAGGCTCCCGCTCCTCCCGCTCTATCCAGGACTTCTTCCTCCCTCAAAAAGGCCCCAGCTACCCCATCCCCCAAAGGGACCCCCACACCCCCAGCTGCaactcctccctcccccagagGAGGCCCAGCTACCCCATCCCCCAAAGGGGCCCCCACACCCCTAGCTGCAACTCCTCCTTCCCGCAAAGGAGGCCCAGCTACCCCATCCCCCAAAGGGACCCCCAAACCCCCAGCTGCaactcctccctcccccagagGAGGCCCAGCTACCCCATCCCCCAAAGGGGCCCCCACACCCCCTGCTGcaactcctccctcccccaaagGAGGTCCAGCAGCTACCCCATCCCCCAAAGGGGCCCCCACTCCCCCAGCTGCAAACCCTCCCTCCCCAAAAGGAGGCCCAGCTACCCCATCCCCCAAAGGGGCCCCCACTCCCCCAGCTGCAAACCCTCCCTCCCCAAAAGGAGGCCCAGCTACCCCATCCCCCAAAGGGGCCCCCACTCCCCCAGCTGCAAACCCTCCCTCCCCAAAAGGAGGCCCAGCTACCCCATCCCCAAAAGGAGGCCCAGCTACCCCATCCCCCAAACGGGCCCCCACTCCCCCAGCTGCAACTCCACCTTCCCCAAAAGGGGCCCCCACACCCCCGGCTGCAACTCCTTCCCCAAAAGGAGGTCCAGCTACCCCATCCTCCAAAGGGGCCCCCACACCCCCAGCTGCAACTCCTCCCTCCCCAAAAGGAGGCCCAGCTATCCCACCCCACAAAGGGGCTCCCACTCCCCCAGCTGTGACTCCTCCCTCCCCAAAAGGAGGTTCAGCTACCCCATCCCCCAGAGGTGCCCCCACTCCCCCAGCAGCAACTCCTCCCTCCCCAAAAGGAAATCTAGCTGCCCCACCCCACAAAGAGTCCCCCAGTCCTTCAGTTGTAACTTCTCCCTCTCCAAAAGGAGATCCAGCTACCTCACCCCCCAAAGGGGCCCCCACTCCCCCAGCTGcaactcctccctcccccaaagGGACCCCCACTCTCCCAACTACAACTCCCTCCTCTAAAGGAAGCCCAACTACCCCATCCTCCAAAGAGGACCCCACTCCCCCAGCTGCAACTCCCTCCCACAAAGGAGGTCCAGCTGTGACTCCTCCCTCCCCTAAAAGAGGACCAGCTATCCCATCTCCCAAAGGGGACCCCACTTCCCCAGCAGTGATTCCTCTCTCCCCCAAAAAGGCTCCAGCAACTCCAGTCACCAGAGAAGGCCCAGCCACCCCATCCAAAGGCGATACCACTCCCCTAGCAGTGACTCCTGTCTCCCTCAAAAAGGCCCCAGCAACTTCAGCCCCCAAAGGAGGCCCAGCTACCCCATCCTCCAAAGGGGATCCCACCCTCCCAGCAGTGACTCCTCCTTCCCCCAAGGAGCCCTCAGTCCCCAAACAAGCTCGCACTTCTTCCTCTCCCAAAAAGGCCCCGGCAACTCCAGCCCCCATGGGGGCCCCCATTCTGCCAGCTGTGATTCCTTCTTCCCCCAAAGAGGTCCCAGCTACCCCATCCTCCAGAAGGGACCCCATTGCCCAAATAGCGACTCCTCTCTCTAAAAATACCCCAGCAACTCTAGCCCCCAAAGAGGCCCTCATTCCCCCAGCTATGACTCTTCCCTCCCCCAAAAAGAGCCCAGCAATTCCAGCCTCCAAAGAAGCCCCGGCTACCCCATCCTCCAAAGAGGCCTCCAGTCCCCCAGCAGTGACTCCTTCTTCTTACAAAGGGGCCCCATCTCCCAAAGAGGCCCCTACTCCTCCAGCTGTGACTCCTCCATCCCCCAAAAAGGGCCCAGCAACTCCAGCCCCCAAAGGGACCCCCACTTCCCCACCTGTGACTCCTTCCTCCCTCAAAGACTTCCCTGCCTCCCCAGTTTCTGTCACATGTAAAATGGGGGCCACTGTTCCTCAAGCATCTAAAGGGCTTCCAGCAAAGAAAGGCCCCACAGCTCTCAAAGAAGTACTTGTTGCCCCAGCTCCAGAAAGTACGCCAGTCATCACAGCTCCCACTCGGAAAGGTCCACAGACCAAAAAGAGTTCTGCTACTTCACCTCCTATGTGTCCAGATCCCTCAGCTAACAATGGTTCTAAAGGACCCCTTTCCACAGTGGCTCCAGCCCCTCTACTCCCTGCTCAGAAATGCTCTTCAAAGACATCAAAAGGCAAAGATGCTTCTCATTCCCCAAAGGGCCCCTTGGCTCCTCCTGAGTCTAAGGCATCCACCCCTCTAACAGCAGCTGCCTCTGAGAAGGTCCTTCCTAAACCTGAATCAGCATCTGTCTCtccaccacccaccccaccaGTCTCTCTGCCTCTTGCTCCCTCCCCAGTTCCCACTCTGCCTCCTAAACAGCAATTTTTGCTGTCCTCTCCTGGGCTGGTGTTGGAATCACCCTCTAAACCCCTAGCCCCTGCTGATGAGGATGAGCTGCCGCCTCTGATACCCCCGGAACCAATCTCTGGGGGAGTGCCTTTCCAGTCAGTCCTCGTCAACATGCCCACCCCCAAAGCTGCTGGAATCCCTGTCCCAACCCCCTCTGCCAAGCAGCCTGTTATGAAGAACAACAAGG
- the NACA gene encoding nascent polypeptide-associated complex subunit alpha isoform X1, whose protein sequence is MPGEATETVPATEQELPQPQAETAVLPMSSALSVTAALGQPGQTLPPPCSPAPQQCPLSTANQAAPFPSPSTIASTPFEVPFTQSSSGTALPLGTAPEAPTFLPNLIGPPISPAALALASPMIAPTLKGTPSSSAPLALVALAPHSVQKSSAFPPNLPSSPPSVAVAESGSVISLSAPIAPSEPKTNLIKVPSEVVPNPKGTPSPSCIVSTIPYHCVTPVASVQSGMASLPQTTPTTTLAITSLQVKDTTISSALTSPQNPGSLSLKGPVSPSAALPLSTQSLPVVTSSQKTVGPNTPPDFPIYLGSHLAPLYQSSFGSVQPLGQTSPSALTDPTVKTISIDHSSTGDSYPSQRSVIPPLPSRNEVVPATVAAFPVVAPSVDKGPSTITSITYSPSGSLNVATSSSLSPTTSLILKSSPNATHHYPLVAQMPVSSVGTTPLVVTNPCTIDAAATTFEVATCVSPPISSGPISNIEPTSPAALVMAPVAPKEPSTQVATTLRTPVSPPLPDPEDLKNLPSSVLVKFPTQKDLQTAPASPDGAAFSPAQAELTTKKDPTVLPLAQTVRKNSPSFRSTSSSPEISLSPETTVAKKSLEGPLPIGKPTSTVTSPLGVNSSSASVIKTDSYVDPDSAGLLLKSSLITPTVTAFPLQSADPAGVAPTTAKGTSTYTATASPFLEGTVSLAPENHPVKEGTSTFTTLSLVPTASDCPVAPSPQNTSAPLATLVLAPEIPKSVPSPSLPAAGTPPGTKKVDGISHTSALAPVASSPKECPTEDSGASATASSKGSLTYLADSPSPLGVSVSQTKRPPTKKGSAGPDTPVGNLSSPVSPVEASFLPENSLSFQDSKDSPATKHSPTPPSPKGAPAPSAVTPLSPKRVTLTPKETSTPSVVNPSFPKEGPATPAPKQAPAPPALSRTSSSLKKAPATPSPKGTPTPPAATPPSPRGGPATPSPKGAPTPLAATPPSRKGGPATPSPKGTPKPPAATPPSPRGGPATPSPKGAPTPPAATPPSPKGGPAATPSPKGAPTPPAANPPSPKGGPATPSPKGAPTPPAANPPSPKGGPATPSPKGAPTPPAANPPSPKGGPATPSPKGGPATPSPKRAPTPPAATPPSPKGAPTPPAATPSPKGGPATPSSKGAPTPPAATPPSPKGGPAIPPHKGAPTPPAVTPPSPKGGSATPSPRGAPTPPAATPPSPKGNLAAPPHKESPSPSVVTSPSPKGDPATSPPKGAPTPPAATPPSPKGTPTLPTTTPSSKGSPTTPSSKEDPTPPAATPSHKGGPAVTPPSPKRGPAIPSPKGDPTSPAVIPLSPKKAPATPVTREGPATPSKGDTTPLAVTPVSLKKAPATSAPKGGPATPSSKGDPTLPAVTPPSPKEPSVPKQARTSSSPKKAPATPAPMGAPILPAVIPSSPKEVPATPSSRRDPIAQIATPLSKNTPATLAPKEALIPPAMTLPSPKKSPAIPASKEAPATPSSKEASSPPAVTPSSYKGAPSPKEAPTPPAVTPPSPKKGPATPAPKGTPTSPPVTPSSLKDFPASPVSVTCKMGATVPQASKGLPAKKGPTALKEVLVAPAPESTPVITAPTRKGPQTKKSSATSPPMCPDPSANNGSKGPLSTVAPAPLLPAQKCSSKTSKGKDASHSPKGPLAPPESKASTPLTAAASEKVLPKPESASVSPPPTPPVSLPLAPSPVPTLPPKQQFLLSSPGLVLESPSKPLAPADEDELPPLIPPEPISGGVPFQSVLVNMPTPKAAGIPVPTPSAKQPVMKNNKGSGTESDSDESVPELEEQDSTQATTQQAQLAAAAEIDEEPVSKAKQSRSEKKARKAMSKLGLRQVTGVTRVTIRKSKNILFVITKPDVYKSPASDTYIVFGEAKIEDLSQQAQLAAAEKFKVQGEAVSNIQENTQTPTVQEESEEEEVDETGVEVKDIELVMSQANVSRAKAVRALKNNSNDIVNAIMELTM, encoded by the exons ATGCCCGGCGAAGCCACAGAAACCGTCCCTGCTACAGAGCAGGAGTTGCCGCAGCCCCAGGCTGAGACAG CTGTGCTACCTATGTCTTCAGCCTTGAGTGTCACTGCTGCCTTAGGCCAGCCTGGACAAACCCTCCCCCCTCCTTGCTCTCCTGCCCCACAACAGTGCCCTCTGTCAACTGCTAACCAGGCTGCCCCATTCCCTTCCCCCTCTACTATTGCCTCGACCCCTTTTGAAGTTCCTTTTACCCAGTCATCCTCTGGAACAGCCCTACCTTTGGGAACTGCCCCTGAAGCCCCAACTTTCCTACCAAACCTAATAGGGCCTCCCATCTCCCCAGCTGCCTTAGCTCTGGCCTCTCCCATGATAGCTCCAACTCTGAAAGGGACGCCTTCCTCTTCAGCTCCCTTAGCTCTGGTTGCCCTGGCTCCCCACTCAGTTCAGAAGAGTTCTGCTTTTCCACCTAACCTGCCTTCTTCACCTCCTTCAGTGGCTGTAGCTGAGTCAGGGTCAGTGATATCACTGTCAGCTCCCATTGCTCCCTCAGAACCAAAGACTAATCTTATTAAAGTTCCCTCTGAGGTAGTTCCTAATCCAAAAGGCACCCCCAGTCCTTCATGTATAGTCAGTACCATTCCTTACCACTGTGTGACTCCCGTGGCCTCTGTTCAATCTGGAATGGCCTCCCTTCCTCAGACAACACCCACAACTACCCTAGCTATCACTTCCCTTCAAGTCAAAGATACCACCATTTCCTCAGCTCTAACTTCTCCGCAAAACCCAGGAAGCCTCAGCCTAAAGGGGCCTGTTAGTCCATCTGCTGCCTTACCTCTTTCAACTCAGTCTCTTCCTGTGGTGACCTCTTCTCAAAAGACTGTGGGTCCCAACACCCCCCCAGATTTTCCCATTTATCTGGGCTCTCATCTTGCACCTTTGTATCAAAGTTCTTTTGGTTCTGTCCAACCTTTAGGTCAAACAAGTCCCAGTGCTTTGACAGACCCTACAGTGAAGACCATTTCTATAGATCATTCTTCCACTGGGGACTCTTATCCTTCTCAGAGATCTGTaattcctccccttccttccagaAATGAGGTAGTTCCTGCTACTGTGGCTGCCTTTCCAGTGGTGGCTCCATCTGTTGACAAAGGTCCCTCTACCATCACTAGCATAACCTACAGCCCTTCTGGCTCCTTAAATGTAGCTACCTCCTCTTCATTATCTCCTACGACCTCTCTCATTCTCAAAAGCTCTCCTAATGCCACTCATCATTATCCTTTAGTGGCCCAAATGCCTGTTTCTTCTGTTGGAACCACCCCACTTGTGGTGACTAACCCCTGTACAATTGATGCAGCAGCTACTACCTTTGAGGTAGCTACTTGTGTTTCTCCTCCAATTTCATCAGGTCCCATAAGTAATATAGAACCAACTTCCCCTGCTGCCTTGGTTATGGCACCTGTGGCTCCCAAAGAGCCTTCTACTCAAGTAGCAACCACTCTGAGGACACCAGTCTCTCCTCCTCTGCCAGACCCTGAAGACCTCAAAAATCTCCCCAGTTCAGTATTGGTTAAATTTCCAACACAAAAAGACCTCCAAACTGCACCTGCCTCTCCTGACGGAGCTGCTTTCTCTCCAGCCCAAGCAGAACTCACCACCAAGAAAGACCCTACTGTGTTACCATTAGCCCAGACAGTTCGTAAAAATTCCCCTTCTTTCCGAAGTACATCCTCTTCTCCAGAGATATCTCTTTCTCCTGAAACCACCGTAGCAAAGAAAAGCCTTGAAGGCCCTCTCCCTATAGGTAAGCCAACCAGCACTGTGACCTCCCCGCTGGGTGTTAACTCCTCCTCGGCCTCTGTAATCAAGACAGATTCTTATGTTGACCCAGACTCTGCTGGTCTGCTTCTCAAAAGTTCTCTCATTACCCCAACAGTGACTGCATTTCCTTTGCAAAGTGCTGACCCTGCTGGGGTGGCTCCCACAACTGCCAAAGGTACCTCAACTTATACAGCTACAGCCAGCCCTTTTCTAGAAGGAACTGTCTCTTTAGCTCCTGAAAACCACCCAGTTAAGGAAGGTACTTCCACTTTTACTACTTTATCCTTGGTTCCTACAGCTTCAGATTGCCCTGTGGCTCCATCCCCCCAGAATACCTCTGCTCCTCTGGCTACCTTAGTGCTGGCCCCTGAAATCCCAAAGTCTGTGCCCTCACCCTCTCTTCCCGCAGCTGGGACTCCTCCAGGTACAAAAAAGGTTGATGGTATTTCTCATACTTCAGCATTGGCACCTGTTGCTTCCTCTCCCAAAGAGTGCCCAACTGAGGACTCTGGTGCTTCTGCTACTGCATCTTCCAAAGGATCTCTGACTTACCTAGCTGACTCCCCATCTCCTTTAGGGGTTAGTGTGTCTCAGACTAAAAGACCTCCAACCAAGAAGGGTTCTGCTGGCCCTGATACTCCTGTTGGAAATCTCTCGTCCCCTGTTTCTCCAGTTGAAGCTTCGTTTCTTCCAGAGAATAGTCTTTCTTTCCAAGACTCTAAAGACTCACCCGCCACGAAGCATTCTCCCACTCCTCCATCCCCCAAAGGGGCCCCTGCTCCCTCAGCTGTGactcctctgtctcccaaaagAGTAACACTAACCCCCAAAGAGACCTCCACTCCTTCAGTTGTGAATCCGTCCTTCCCCAAAGAGGGTCCAGCTACCCCAGCACCCAAACAGGCTCCCGCTCCTCCCGCTCTATCCAGGACTTCTTCCTCCCTCAAAAAGGCCCCAGCTACCCCATCCCCCAAAGGGACCCCCACACCCCCAGCTGCaactcctccctcccccagagGAGGCCCAGCTACCCCATCCCCCAAAGGGGCCCCCACACCCCTAGCTGCAACTCCTCCTTCCCGCAAAGGAGGCCCAGCTACCCCATCCCCCAAAGGGACCCCCAAACCCCCAGCTGCaactcctccctcccccagagGAGGCCCAGCTACCCCATCCCCCAAAGGGGCCCCCACACCCCCTGCTGcaactcctccctcccccaaagGAGGTCCAGCAGCTACCCCATCCCCCAAAGGGGCCCCCACTCCCCCAGCTGCAAACCCTCCCTCCCCAAAAGGAGGCCCAGCTACCCCATCCCCCAAAGGGGCCCCCACTCCCCCAGCTGCAAACCCTCCCTCCCCAAAAGGAGGCCCAGCTACCCCATCCCCCAAAGGGGCCCCCACTCCCCCAGCTGCAAACCCTCCCTCCCCAAAAGGAGGCCCAGCTACCCCATCCCCAAAAGGAGGCCCAGCTACCCCATCCCCCAAACGGGCCCCCACTCCCCCAGCTGCAACTCCACCTTCCCCAAAAGGGGCCCCCACACCCCCGGCTGCAACTCCTTCCCCAAAAGGAGGTCCAGCTACCCCATCCTCCAAAGGGGCCCCCACACCCCCAGCTGCAACTCCTCCCTCCCCAAAAGGAGGCCCAGCTATCCCACCCCACAAAGGGGCTCCCACTCCCCCAGCTGTGACTCCTCCCTCCCCAAAAGGAGGTTCAGCTACCCCATCCCCCAGAGGTGCCCCCACTCCCCCAGCAGCAACTCCTCCCTCCCCAAAAGGAAATCTAGCTGCCCCACCCCACAAAGAGTCCCCCAGTCCTTCAGTTGTAACTTCTCCCTCTCCAAAAGGAGATCCAGCTACCTCACCCCCCAAAGGGGCCCCCACTCCCCCAGCTGcaactcctccctcccccaaagGGACCCCCACTCTCCCAACTACAACTCCCTCCTCTAAAGGAAGCCCAACTACCCCATCCTCCAAAGAGGACCCCACTCCCCCAGCTGCAACTCCCTCCCACAAAGGAGGTCCAGCTGTGACTCCTCCCTCCCCTAAAAGAGGACCAGCTATCCCATCTCCCAAAGGGGACCCCACTTCCCCAGCAGTGATTCCTCTCTCCCCCAAAAAGGCTCCAGCAACTCCAGTCACCAGAGAAGGCCCAGCCACCCCATCCAAAGGCGATACCACTCCCCTAGCAGTGACTCCTGTCTCCCTCAAAAAGGCCCCAGCAACTTCAGCCCCCAAAGGAGGCCCAGCTACCCCATCCTCCAAAGGGGATCCCACCCTCCCAGCAGTGACTCCTCCTTCCCCCAAGGAGCCCTCAGTCCCCAAACAAGCTCGCACTTCTTCCTCTCCCAAAAAGGCCCCGGCAACTCCAGCCCCCATGGGGGCCCCCATTCTGCCAGCTGTGATTCCTTCTTCCCCCAAAGAGGTCCCAGCTACCCCATCCTCCAGAAGGGACCCCATTGCCCAAATAGCGACTCCTCTCTCTAAAAATACCCCAGCAACTCTAGCCCCCAAAGAGGCCCTCATTCCCCCAGCTATGACTCTTCCCTCCCCCAAAAAGAGCCCAGCAATTCCAGCCTCCAAAGAAGCCCCGGCTACCCCATCCTCCAAAGAGGCCTCCAGTCCCCCAGCAGTGACTCCTTCTTCTTACAAAGGGGCCCCATCTCCCAAAGAGGCCCCTACTCCTCCAGCTGTGACTCCTCCATCCCCCAAAAAGGGCCCAGCAACTCCAGCCCCCAAAGGGACCCCCACTTCCCCACCTGTGACTCCTTCCTCCCTCAAAGACTTCCCTGCCTCCCCAGTTTCTGTCACATGTAAAATGGGGGCCACTGTTCCTCAAGCATCTAAAGGGCTTCCAGCAAAGAAAGGCCCCACAGCTCTCAAAGAAGTACTTGTTGCCCCAGCTCCAGAAAGTACGCCAGTCATCACAGCTCCCACTCGGAAAGGTCCACAGACCAAAAAGAGTTCTGCTACTTCACCTCCTATGTGTCCAGATCCCTCAGCTAACAATGGTTCTAAAGGACCCCTTTCCACAGTGGCTCCAGCCCCTCTACTCCCTGCTCAGAAATGCTCTTCAAAGACATCAAAAGGCAAAGATGCTTCTCATTCCCCAAAGGGCCCCTTGGCTCCTCCTGAGTCTAAGGCATCCACCCCTCTAACAGCAGCTGCCTCTGAGAAGGTCCTTCCTAAACCTGAATCAGCATCTGTCTCtccaccacccaccccaccaGTCTCTCTGCCTCTTGCTCCCTCCCCAGTTCCCACTCTGCCTCCTAAACAGCAATTTTTGCTGTCCTCTCCTGGGCTGGTGTTGGAATCACCCTCTAAACCCCTAGCCCCTGCTGATGAGGATGAGCTGCCGCCTCTGATACCCCCGGAACCAATCTCTGGGGGAGTGCCTTTCCAGTCAGTCCTCGTCAACATGCCCACCCCCAAAGCTGCTGGAATCCCTGTCCCAACCCCCTCTGCCAAGCAGCCTGTTATGAAGAACAACAAGG